The DNA segment attaatgtgatctagtgatgccgttaaacaaagcaaattttaactttaacttctgTTCTTTGTACATCGTATATCAATCAATAAGTTTTGTTAAAATGAAGGATTTTGCGAATGTCagattatttaacaatacaattGTGCGTTTTTATTTGAAGGCCTCAAGTTCACGATATCCGGAACTTGCCCCATAGGAGTCCTTCGCTTCGAATACACAATGGTCTGTACAGTGGATGGGGCCAGTGGTGTCGGCTTTGACGTGCTTTTTTACAGGCGTGGCCTGGAGATGGCGAAATTTTCACATGTGTCGTACGGTTCGTACTGTGTTGTGATCTTCAGTCGATACGAGTACACGCCGTCATGTGGAGCCGCTCACCGAACTGACTCCAAGCCAGACCGCGTACAATATCTGTTGAAGTTCCTTGTCAAGAAGGAGGATGTTGGAGACTGGTGGTGTGCTCAAAGTCAACACAAGAAACCCACCAACACGTTCACCCTGAAGCTCCACAGTGAGTTGTTGTCTGCAACAATGCTCAGCTACCCGTCTTAGTTC comes from the Gigantopelta aegis isolate Gae_Host chromosome 14, Gae_host_genome, whole genome shotgun sequence genome and includes:
- the LOC121387985 gene encoding uncharacterized protein LOC121387985, which gives rise to MAGLYQLASRFYCDYEAYLIGYKPSCDSFEGRASNPDSMKYMVKFQVKQEDLGVWWCAPDEKTKHTNTFTLKLHSLKFTISGTCPIGVLRFEYTMVCTVDGASGVGFDVLFYRRGLEMAKFSHVSYGSYCVVIFSRYEYTPSCGAAHRTDSKPDRVQYLLKFLVKKEDVGDWWCAQSQHKKPTNTFTLKLHIGGKAEAASSARRSSTCVALTILLPIACQLINGVAFKR